A window of Calliopsis andreniformis isolate RMS-2024a chromosome 3, iyCalAndr_principal, whole genome shotgun sequence contains these coding sequences:
- the Abi gene encoding tyrosine kinase Abl isoform X1, with the protein MAEYRVGSDSEVMAELATFLSQEIPEGRGNLADNAMNLERVAEYCEANYFQAENKRIALEETKNFTTQSLASVAYQINTLAYNFLQLLDLQTSQLAEMESQMNHIAQTVMIHKEKVARREIGVLTANKITVRQYKIIAPANPEKPIKYVRKSIDYTILDDIGHGVRSSGTPRSKQRGGSQGSVQSLGAASTGSGLGAAMVGPAPTTKPPTPPQTVRTVNEFCTGTLSKGSREYRTPPAVAPPQVPSHYAPNYPMGHPRRERGPGYSTLPLHAHTITLAGLIGSHNAQSNTMIPHTSPPQVGTVHPLQSHPQTPPPAPPSVTSGYIQEQHNSMPPPPSPLVGITGDMADYTGHHTLPHRLSHQVSRGSGASSPPLPPPPPPEQEEHPQFGRPTQSSGAIMPIVPDEEDLPGWVPKNYIEKVVAIYDYYADKEDELSFQESSVIYVLKKNDDGWWEGVMDGITGLFPGNYVEPCV; encoded by the exons ATGGCTGAATACC GAGTGGGTAGTGATTCCGAAGTCATGGCAGAACTAGCTACATTTCTGAGTCAGGAAATTCCTGAGGGGAGAGGTAACCTGGCTGACAATGCTATGAACCTTGAAAGGGTTGCAGAGTATTGCGAAGCAAACTATTTTCAAGCAGAGAATAAAAGAATAGCTTTGGAAGAAACAAAGAATTTTACAACTCAGTCATTGGCTAGCGTAGCTTATCAAATAAATACTCTTGCCTAtaattttttacaattattGGATTTGCAAACATCTCAGCTTGCTGAGATGGAAAGCCAGATGAATCATATTGCTCAGACAGTCATGATACACAAAGAAAAAGTGGCTAGAAGAGAAATTGGTGTTCTTACAGCCAATAAAATTACTGTACGGCAGTATAAAATTATTGCACCAGCAAATCCTGAAAAACCAATTAAATACGTGAGAAAAAGTATTGATTACACGATCTTAGATGATATTGGTCATGGAGTACGTAGTAGTGGTACTCCTAGGAGTAAACAACGTGGTGGTAGTCAAGGTAGTGTTCAGAGTTTAGGTGCTGCTTCTACTGGTTCTGGATTAGGTGCCGCTATGGTAGGACCAGCTCCTACAACAAAACCACCTACTCCTCCTCAAACAGTAAGAACTG TTAATGAATTTTGTACAGGAACATTGAGTAAAGGATCACGGGAATACAGGACACCGCCTGCAGTAGCTCCGCCTCAAGTTCCTAGTCATTATGCTCCTAATTATCCAATGGGACACCCTCGAAGAGAGCGTGGTCCTGGTTATAGTACTTTACCTTTACATGCACATACCATAACACTTGCAGGTCTTATTGGAAGTCATAACGCTCAATCAAATACTATGATTCCACATACATCACCGCCTCAAGTGGGGACAGTTCATCCATTGCAAAGTCATCCTCAGACGCCGCCACCTGCACCACCTAGTGTAACATCAGGGTATATCCAAGAGCAACACAACAGTATGCCTC CACCACCTTCTCCATTGGTTGGTATAACTGGTGATATGGCAGACTATACTGGTCACCATACTCTACCGCATAGGCTATCGCATCAGGTCAGCAGAGGTAGTGGTGCAAGTAGCCCACCcttaccaccaccaccaccaccagaaCAAGAGGAACATCCACAGTTTGGCAGGCCCACACAATCAAGTGGtgctattatgcctattgtgccaGATGAGGAGGATTTGCCTGGATGGGTGCCAAAGAATTACATCGAAAAGG TGGTTGcaatttacgattattatgctgACAAGGAAGATGAGTTGAGTTTCCAAGAAAGTTCTGTAATTTATGTATTAAAAAAGAATGACGATGGGTGGTGGGAGGGAGTTATGGATGGCATAACAGGATTATTCCCTGGGAATTATGTAGAACCTTGTGTTTAA
- the Abi gene encoding tyrosine kinase Abl isoform X2, with translation MAEYRVGSDSEVMAELATFLSQEIPEGRGNLADNAMNLERVAEYCEANYFQAENKRIALEETKNFTTQSLASVAYQINTLAYNFLQLLDLQTSQLAEMESQMNHIAQTVMIHKEKVARREIGVLTANKITVRQYKIIAPANPEKPIKYVRKSIDYTILDDIGHGVRSSGTPRSKQRGGSQGSVQSLGAASTGSGLGAAMVGPAPTTKPPTPPQTVRTGTLSKGSREYRTPPAVAPPQVPSHYAPNYPMGHPRRERGPGYSTLPLHAHTITLAGLIGSHNAQSNTMIPHTSPPQVGTVHPLQSHPQTPPPAPPSVTSGYIQEQHNSMPPPPSPLVGITGDMADYTGHHTLPHRLSHQVSRGSGASSPPLPPPPPPEQEEHPQFGRPTQSSGAIMPIVPDEEDLPGWVPKNYIEKVVAIYDYYADKEDELSFQESSVIYVLKKNDDGWWEGVMDGITGLFPGNYVEPCV, from the exons ATGGCTGAATACC GAGTGGGTAGTGATTCCGAAGTCATGGCAGAACTAGCTACATTTCTGAGTCAGGAAATTCCTGAGGGGAGAGGTAACCTGGCTGACAATGCTATGAACCTTGAAAGGGTTGCAGAGTATTGCGAAGCAAACTATTTTCAAGCAGAGAATAAAAGAATAGCTTTGGAAGAAACAAAGAATTTTACAACTCAGTCATTGGCTAGCGTAGCTTATCAAATAAATACTCTTGCCTAtaattttttacaattattGGATTTGCAAACATCTCAGCTTGCTGAGATGGAAAGCCAGATGAATCATATTGCTCAGACAGTCATGATACACAAAGAAAAAGTGGCTAGAAGAGAAATTGGTGTTCTTACAGCCAATAAAATTACTGTACGGCAGTATAAAATTATTGCACCAGCAAATCCTGAAAAACCAATTAAATACGTGAGAAAAAGTATTGATTACACGATCTTAGATGATATTGGTCATGGAGTACGTAGTAGTGGTACTCCTAGGAGTAAACAACGTGGTGGTAGTCAAGGTAGTGTTCAGAGTTTAGGTGCTGCTTCTACTGGTTCTGGATTAGGTGCCGCTATGGTAGGACCAGCTCCTACAACAAAACCACCTACTCCTCCTCAAACAGTAAGAACTG GAACATTGAGTAAAGGATCACGGGAATACAGGACACCGCCTGCAGTAGCTCCGCCTCAAGTTCCTAGTCATTATGCTCCTAATTATCCAATGGGACACCCTCGAAGAGAGCGTGGTCCTGGTTATAGTACTTTACCTTTACATGCACATACCATAACACTTGCAGGTCTTATTGGAAGTCATAACGCTCAATCAAATACTATGATTCCACATACATCACCGCCTCAAGTGGGGACAGTTCATCCATTGCAAAGTCATCCTCAGACGCCGCCACCTGCACCACCTAGTGTAACATCAGGGTATATCCAAGAGCAACACAACAGTATGCCTC CACCACCTTCTCCATTGGTTGGTATAACTGGTGATATGGCAGACTATACTGGTCACCATACTCTACCGCATAGGCTATCGCATCAGGTCAGCAGAGGTAGTGGTGCAAGTAGCCCACCcttaccaccaccaccaccaccagaaCAAGAGGAACATCCACAGTTTGGCAGGCCCACACAATCAAGTGGtgctattatgcctattgtgccaGATGAGGAGGATTTGCCTGGATGGGTGCCAAAGAATTACATCGAAAAGG TGGTTGcaatttacgattattatgctgACAAGGAAGATGAGTTGAGTTTCCAAGAAAGTTCTGTAATTTATGTATTAAAAAAGAATGACGATGGGTGGTGGGAGGGAGTTATGGATGGCATAACAGGATTATTCCCTGGGAATTATGTAGAACCTTGTGTTTAA
- the Abi gene encoding tyrosine kinase Abl isoform X3, with protein MAELATFLSQEIPEGRGNLADNAMNLERVAEYCEANYFQAENKRIALEETKNFTTQSLASVAYQINTLAYNFLQLLDLQTSQLAEMESQMNHIAQTVMIHKEKVARREIGVLTANKITVRQYKIIAPANPEKPIKYVRKSIDYTILDDIGHGVRSSGTPRSKQRGGSQGSVQSLGAASTGSGLGAAMVGPAPTTKPPTPPQTVRTVNEFCTGTLSKGSREYRTPPAVAPPQVPSHYAPNYPMGHPRRERGPGYSTLPLHAHTITLAGLIGSHNAQSNTMIPHTSPPQVGTVHPLQSHPQTPPPAPPSVTSGYIQEQHNSMPPPPSPLVGITGDMADYTGHHTLPHRLSHQVSRGSGASSPPLPPPPPPEQEEHPQFGRPTQSSGAIMPIVPDEEDLPGWVPKNYIEKVVAIYDYYADKEDELSFQESSVIYVLKKNDDGWWEGVMDGITGLFPGNYVEPCV; from the exons ATGGCAGAACTAGCTACATTTCTGAGTCAGGAAATTCCTGAGGGGAGAGGTAACCTGGCTGACAATGCTATGAACCTTGAAAGGGTTGCAGAGTATTGCGAAGCAAACTATTTTCAAGCAGAGAATAAAAGAATAGCTTTGGAAGAAACAAAGAATTTTACAACTCAGTCATTGGCTAGCGTAGCTTATCAAATAAATACTCTTGCCTAtaattttttacaattattGGATTTGCAAACATCTCAGCTTGCTGAGATGGAAAGCCAGATGAATCATATTGCTCAGACAGTCATGATACACAAAGAAAAAGTGGCTAGAAGAGAAATTGGTGTTCTTACAGCCAATAAAATTACTGTACGGCAGTATAAAATTATTGCACCAGCAAATCCTGAAAAACCAATTAAATACGTGAGAAAAAGTATTGATTACACGATCTTAGATGATATTGGTCATGGAGTACGTAGTAGTGGTACTCCTAGGAGTAAACAACGTGGTGGTAGTCAAGGTAGTGTTCAGAGTTTAGGTGCTGCTTCTACTGGTTCTGGATTAGGTGCCGCTATGGTAGGACCAGCTCCTACAACAAAACCACCTACTCCTCCTCAAACAGTAAGAACTG TTAATGAATTTTGTACAGGAACATTGAGTAAAGGATCACGGGAATACAGGACACCGCCTGCAGTAGCTCCGCCTCAAGTTCCTAGTCATTATGCTCCTAATTATCCAATGGGACACCCTCGAAGAGAGCGTGGTCCTGGTTATAGTACTTTACCTTTACATGCACATACCATAACACTTGCAGGTCTTATTGGAAGTCATAACGCTCAATCAAATACTATGATTCCACATACATCACCGCCTCAAGTGGGGACAGTTCATCCATTGCAAAGTCATCCTCAGACGCCGCCACCTGCACCACCTAGTGTAACATCAGGGTATATCCAAGAGCAACACAACAGTATGCCTC CACCACCTTCTCCATTGGTTGGTATAACTGGTGATATGGCAGACTATACTGGTCACCATACTCTACCGCATAGGCTATCGCATCAGGTCAGCAGAGGTAGTGGTGCAAGTAGCCCACCcttaccaccaccaccaccaccagaaCAAGAGGAACATCCACAGTTTGGCAGGCCCACACAATCAAGTGGtgctattatgcctattgtgccaGATGAGGAGGATTTGCCTGGATGGGTGCCAAAGAATTACATCGAAAAGG TGGTTGcaatttacgattattatgctgACAAGGAAGATGAGTTGAGTTTCCAAGAAAGTTCTGTAATTTATGTATTAAAAAAGAATGACGATGGGTGGTGGGAGGGAGTTATGGATGGCATAACAGGATTATTCCCTGGGAATTATGTAGAACCTTGTGTTTAA
- the LOC143177286 gene encoding uncharacterized protein LOC143177286 gives MDSEKERVKLQERIERLRNLFTAFNANIDELVLLEDNFEEIESEREDVMNAYDDALAAAIVLQRSLQDASNIPERYSSVRDSPAPSGSSFSLPVRLPKIDLPKFDGRIEKWVTFKDAFNTMIHSQPGLSNIQKLNYLRLSLSGRAEIAIGAFTISEDNYEAAWKHLVEIYDNKRALVLRHAALLRDTPMMTDDSSESVRDLASYMQLHVRSLQALGRSWADIGNDILVSIVISRMSKETRKTWERTLSDTKVPKIEDIFKFLHITSHQCKDYESVSYAKHTSNFKSDAFKNHERTPITSVKTNRMRNPPPSSSRLNQRQQTFVTTANSQPSNLRRVETRAAQSQKLGTQATDNCKICNNGPHATFNCKMFVSLPIEKRIEAARKARLCLNCLLDDHTTEECKAGKCRVCNQMHNTRLHYDAASRSASPSQQHSVRLAPRDRPTD, from the exons ATGGATTCGGAGAAAGAACGTGTAAAATTACAAGAGCGGATCGAACGATTACGGAATTTGTTTACGGCGTTCAATGCGAATATAGACGAGTTAGTTCTGCTTGAAGACAATTTCGAAGAAATAGAGAGCGAGCGCGAAGATGTGATGAATGCATACGATGATGCATTAGCAGCCGCGATCGTTTTACAAAGGTCATTGCAAGATGCGTCGAATATTCCGGAACGATATTCATCCGTACGTGATTCCCCAGCGCCGTCCGGCTCATCGTTTTCCTTACCGGTTCGTCTACCGAAAATCGACTTACCCAAGTTCGACGGCCGCATCGAAAAGTGGGTAACGTTTAAGGATGCGTTCAATACGATGATCCATTCGCAACCCGGATTGAGTAATATACAAAAACTAAATTATTTACGACTGTCTCTTTCCGGAAGAGCCGAAATAGCTATCGGCGCATTTACTATTAGCGAGGATAATTACGAAGCCGCGTGGAAACATCTGGTCGAGATATACGACAACAAGCGTGCTCTCGTTCTGCGTCACGCCGCGCTCTTACGCGATACTCCCATGATGACAGACGATTCATCGGAATCGGTTCGAGATCTCGCAAGTTATATGCAACTTCACGTGCGTTCGTTGCAAGCCTTGGGACGTTCGTGGGCAGATATCGGTAATGATATCCTCGTGAGTATCGTAATTTCGCGGATGTCGAAGGAAACGCGCAAGACCTGGGAGCGAACGCTATCCGATACTAAGGTACCCAAAATTGAGGACATTTTTAAGTTCTTGCACATAACGTCGCATCAGTGCAAGGATTACGAATCTGTGTCGTATGCGAAGCACACATCGAATTTTAAATCGGACGCGTTTAAGAACCACGAGCGAACACCGATAACGTCGGTAAAAACAAATCGCATGCGTAATCCTCCACCGTCATCATCGCGATTAAATCAACGCCAACAGACGTTTGTTACCACCGCGAACTCACAACCGTCAAATTTGCGACGTGTAGAAACGCGAGCTGCACAATCGCAGAAACTCGGAACACAAGCAACAGACAATTGTAAAATCTGCAACAATGGACCGCATGCgacatttaattgtaaaatgtttGTAAGCCTCCCAATCGAAAAACGTATTGAGGCAGCGCGAAAGGCTCGATTATGTCTTAATTGCTTGCTGGACGATCATACGACCGAGGAATGCAAAGCAGGCAAATGTCGCGTCTGTAACCAAATGCATAACACGCGATTGCATTATGATGCAGCGTCGCGATCAGCATCCCCGTCTCAGCAACACTC AGTACGTCTAGCGCCGAGGGATCGACCCACGGATTAA
- the LOC143177287 gene encoding uncharacterized protein LOC143177287 → MPTAIVTVFDRDQRLIESRTLLDTCSNANFITEKFAAKLRLPTKKLNVAIETLNELNTVTSKLVQATIKSRTSNYQRSLTFFVIPRISSQLPNVQINRTTIQIPANIKLADPNFHKPAAIDMLIGTGPTLTCLSIGQIHLNQHCDEVLVLQKTQLGWIIGGSVPAIQPRTTRKTFVTAVNFDLKQFWEIEEGPRQRHFSTEEQLCEKHFLTHVRRDLTGHYVVALPFNGNKENLGDSRSHALNRFLALERKFLRNPDLMQEYSAVIQEYIALGHMSQVDAPDAPEFYLPHHAVMKPTSSTTKIRVVFDGSAKTTSGISLNDTQLVGPTIQDDIFSLLLRFRIHAYVITGDIEKMYRQFIVRPEDRRYQRILWRNDRNEISTYQLNTVTFGLSSAPFLAIRCLHQLADDERNSCPKAASILKQDLYVDDLLTGASSYDEALGLRNEIIDLLQRGGLNIRQWVSNDPRLLSGLSEDQIHPKFFGEIDGIKTLGITWNARQDSINYSVNLPSSKKHTKRTVLSSIAKIFDPLGLLGPITITAKIFMQRLWQLKLDWDESLPTNLHTEWTTYEEELQRLNNVTFERHVAQRMGHRVELHGFCDASERAYSACFFVRSIDKRGHIKSSLLCAKSRVAPLKTVSLARLELCGATLLTSLYVSVREALNCNIDRVCLWTDSTIVLNWLQRPPGTLKTFVANRVAEIQTKTEVSIWRHIRSNDNPADLSSRGITASRFLTNKLWYCGPNWLTSVESDWPESVFESSSDVPESRKITCLATSTETSDQIFNRFSCIVKLRRIIAYCFRFRNRKTGPLTIDEIRNANDCIIRTVQASTFSSDIQNLKANTELHPKSKLLSLHPFLDDKGILRVGGRLRNSNLPFSQKHPILLPKNNHVTELIIRRAHVQNYHAGITSTLYTVRLQYWPIDGKNITRKIVRHCVKCFRVNPPTVNYVMGNLPANRITETRPFHNCGVDYCGPFYIKEKRYRNRTRIKIYVAVFICFATKAIHLEVVSDLTTEAFLAALKRFIARRGICRNVYSDNGSNFIGAQNELTALHETLRDDKGMRRFLDEKEISWHFMPALSPHFGGLWEAAVKSFKHHLKRVIGEELFTYEQFTTFVTEIEAILNSRPLTPLSSDPNDPVALTPGHFLIGASLTSLPEADFTSTPTNRLSNWQHIQKVKQDFWSRWYKEYINHLNVRHKWTKGSHEIKMGTIVVLKDDHLPPLQWNLGRIIEVHPGEDGIIRTVTVQTSTGIYRRNVKRLAPLPIHNVTSG, encoded by the coding sequence ATGCCTACCGCCATCGTTACCGTCTTCGATCGCGACCAACGGTTAATCGAAAGTAGGACCCTGTTGGACACGTGCTCAAACGCAAATTTTATCACCGAAAAATTTGCGGCAAAATTACGGCTTCCCACAAAGAAGCTCAACGTGGCCATCGAAACATTGAACGAGTTGAATACCGTCACGAGCAAACTCGTTCAAGCAACAATCAAGTCACGGACATCGAATTATCAACGCAGCCTGACTTTTTTTGTAATCCCGCGGATTTCGAGTCAGTTGCCAAACGTACAAATTAATCGAACGACGATTCAGATCCCGGCTAACATAAAGTTGGCAGATCCGAATTTTCATAAACCCGCAGCCATCGACATGCTTATCGGCACAGGTCCGACTTTGACCTGTCTAAGCATCGGGCAAATCCATCTCAACCAACATTGCGACGAGGTTCTCGTCTTACAAAAGACGCAACTGGGATGGATCATCGGGGGGAGTGTTCCAGCCATCCAACCACGGACAACTCGGAAGACATTCGTCACCGCGGTGAACTTCGACCTGAAACAGTTTTGGGAAATTGAAGAAGGTCCACGACAGCGGCATTTCTCCACGGAAGAACAGCTTTGCGAAAAACATTTTTTGACCCACGTTCGACGCGACTTAACAGGACATTATGTTGTTGCACTGCCGTTCAACGGAAATAAAGAGAATCTGGGAGATTCACGATCGCACGCGTTGAATCGATTCTTAGCATTAGAACGCAAGTTTCTACGCAACCCTGATTTGATGCAAGAATACTCAGCCGTTATTCAAGAGTATATTGCACTTGGCCATATGAGCCAGGTAGACGCACCTGACGCACCCGAGTTCTACCTGCCTCACCACGCGGTCATGAAACCCACGAGTTCAACGACGAAGATTCGGGTAGTTTTTGACGGCTCAGCGAAAACCACCTCCGGAATATCATTAAACGATACGCAACTCGTGGGTCCTACCATCCAGGacgatattttttctttattattacggtttcgTATACACGCATACGTGATAACCGGTGATATAGAGAAGATGTACCGACAATTCATCGTACGACCAGAGGATCGGCGTTATCAACGGATTTTGTGGAGAAACGACCGCAACGAGATATCAACCTATCAATTAAATACTGTCACTTTCGGACTTTCATCGGCTCCATTCCTCGCTATCCGATGTTTACATCAGCTTGCGGACGATGAGAGAAACAGCTGTCCGAAGGCTGCCAGTATCCTGAAGCAGGATCTATACGTGGACGATCTTCTGACCGGCGCATCATCCTACGATGAAGCATTAGGATTACGAAACGAGATAATCGATCTCCTTCAACGTGGAGGCCTTAATATTCGTCAATGGGTATCGAACGACCCACGCCTACTATCAGGATTGTCTGAAGATCAGATACATCCCAAGTTCTTCGGGGAAATCGATGGAATCAAAACGCTTGGAATCACGTGGAACGCACGCCAAGATTCGATTAATTATTCGGTTAACCTCCCATCGTCGAAGAAACACACGAAACGTACCGTACTGTCGTCAATTGCGAAGATTTTTGACCCTCTAGGTTTGCTCGGACCGATTACCATCACGGCAAAAATTTTCATGCAACGACTTTGGCAACTGAAACTCGACTGGGACGAGTCTTTACCGACCAACCTCCATACGGAATGGACAACTTACGAAGAGGAACTTCAGCGATTAAATAACGTAACATTCGAACGTCATGTTGCGCAACGCATGGGTCACCGAGTCGAGTTACACGGATTTTGCGACGCTAGCGAACGCGCATATAGCGCGTGCTTTTTCGTTCGATCCATCGATAAGCGAGGTCATATAAAATCAAGTCTGCTGTGTGCGAAATCGCGAGTCGCACCTTTGAAGACTGTCAGTCTCGCAAGATTGGAATTATGCGGCGCTACCCTCTTAACGTCACTGTATGTATCGGTCCGCGAAGCGTTAAATTGCAACATCGATCGCGTATGTCTGTGGACAGATTCAACTATTGTGTTGAATTGGTTACAAAGGCCACCGGGTACATTGAAAACGTTTGTCGCAAATCGAGTTGCAGAAATCCAAACGAAAACGGAGGTTTCAATTTGGCGACATATTCGATCTAATGACAACCCGGCCGACTTATCATCGCGAGGGATCACGGCATCAAGATTCTTGACCAACAAACTTTGGTACTGCGGACCTAATTGGCTCACTAGCGTTGAATCGGATTGGCCAGAATCTGTGTTCGAGTCATCGTCAGACGTTCCGGAATCGCGAAAAATCACGTGCTTAGCAACATCCACCGAAACTAGCGACCAGATTTTTAACCGGTTTTCTTGTATTGTCAAACTCCGTCGGATAATCGCATATTGTTTTAGATTTCGTAACCGGAAAACCGGACCTCTTACAATCGATGAAATCCGAAATGCAAACGACTGTATCATTCGCACAGTTCAAGCATCGACATTTTCATCGGACATTCAAAATTTAAAGGCCAATACAGAATTACATCCGAAGAGCAAGCTTTTATCGTTGCATCCATTTCTAGATGATAAGGGAATTTTGCGTGTCGGAGGCCGACTTCGAAATTCAAATTTACCGTTTTCTCAGAAACATCCAATTCTATTGCCGAAAAATAATCATGTCACGGAATTAATTATTCGTCGAGCACATGTACAAAATTATCACGCAGGCATAACATCAACACTGTACACCGTACGACTGCAGTATTGGCCTATCGATGGTAAAAACATTACACGTAAAATCGTCCGGCATTGCGTCAAGTGTTTTCGCGTCAACCCACCTACGGTAAATTACGTAATGGGTAATCTGCCAGCTAATCGAATCACCGAAACTCGACCGTTCCACAATTGCGGTGTCGATTATTGTGGACCTTTTTACATAAAAGAAAAGCGTTATCGAAACCGTACGCGAATTAAGATTTACGTCGCGGTATTTATTTGTTTCGCTACAAAGGCTATTCATTTAGAAGTCGTGAGCGATCTAACGACCGAAGCTTTTCTCGCCGCGTTAAAACGATTCATCGCACGACGAGGAATTTGTCGTAATGTCTATTCTGACAACGGCTCAAATTTTATTGGCGCTCAGAATGAATTGACCGCGCTTCACGAAACCCTACGCGACGACAAAGGGATGCGTCGATTTCTTGATGAAAAAGAAATCTCTTGGCATTTCATGCCAGCCTTGTCACCTCATTTCGGCGGGTTATGGGAAGCAGCCGTGAAATCGTTTAAGCATCACCTGAAGCGGGTCATCGGTGAAGAATTATTCACGTACGAACAATTTACTACTTTTGTGACAGAAATCGAGGCTATCCTGAACTCCCGTCCTTTAACTCCTTTATCATCTGACCCAAACGATCCAGTCGCTCTGACTCCTGGACATTTTTTGATCGGCGCTTCATTAACGAGCTTGCCAGAAGCTGATTTCACATCTACACCGACGAATCGGCTGTCAAATTGGCAGCACATCCAAAAGGTGAAACAAGATTTTTGGTCAAGGTGGTACAAGGAATACATTAACCACTTAAACGTTCGACATAAGTGGACAAAGGGTTCGCACGAAATCAAAATGGGAACCATTGTCGTTCTCAAGGACGATCATCTGCCACCGCTGCAATGGAATCTCGGGCGAATCATCGAGGTCCATCCGGGCGAAGATGGCATCATTCGTACGGTCACCGTTCAGACGTCAACCGGAATTTACCGTCGAAACGTTAAACGTCTGGCACCCCTTCCAATCCACAATGTGACATCAGGATAA